ggataaagaaaaccaCTCAGTGGTGACTGAGTTTATCTTTATGGGCATCACTCAAGACCCTCAGCTGCAGATCATCTTTTTTGTGGTCTTCCTCTTGGTCTACCTGCTCAATGTAGTGGGGAATGTTGGGATGATTATCCTGATCATAACAGACACTCAGCTTCACACACCCATGTATTTTTTCCTCTCCAACCTCTCTTTTGTCGACCTGGGCTACTCCTCAGCCATTGCCCCCAGGATGCTGGCTGACTTCCTAACAAAGCGCAAAGTCATCTCTTTTTCCAGCTGTGTCACCCAGTTTGCGTTTTTCGTAGGCTTTGTGGATGCCAAGTGCTATGTCCTGGCtgccatggcctatgaccgcttcgTGGCCATCTGTCGACCCCTCCACTACAGCGCTCTCATGTCCAAGCGAGTCTGCCTGGCTCTCGTGCTGGGCTCCTACCTGGCTGGCTTGGTGAGTTTAGTGGCCCACActtccctcactttcagtctgagTTACTGTGGTTCCAACATCATCAACCACTTCTTCTGTGAAATCCCACCGCTCTTAGCCCTCTCTTGCTCGGACACCCACATCAGCGAGATCTTGCTCTTCAGTCTCTGTGGCTTCATTGAATTCAGCACCATCCTCATCATCTTTATCTCCTATGCCTTCATCCTCGTTGCAATTATCAGAATGCGCTCAGCCGCAGGCCGCCTGAAGGCTTTCTCCACTTGCGGGTCTCACCTCACTGGCGTCACGCTTTTCTATGGCACAGTCATGTTTATGTACCTGAGGCCAGCATCCAGCTACTCCCTGGATCAAGACAAATGGGCCTCTGTGCTCTACACTGTTATCATCCCCATGCTGAATCCCTTGATCTACAGTTTACGGAACAAGGATGTGAAGGCTGCCCTCAAGAAAATAACTGGAAAGAAaacttaataatattaataacaaaaatgaaaaaaaaatagcaacacaGGTAAATAATAGTGGTGGAAGGATGTGGCAGGAAGTAAAAAGTGCTAGTAGCTTTCCCATAAGCACTACAAGTTACCAACTACTTGCCGAgccaatcttctttttttttatattgaggtatagttgatgtgcCATTTTGTATGTTTCCATGTACAGCATActgattcaaaaattttaaacattatacctcacttatagttattataaaatactgcttATATTCCTTGTACTGTACAAaatattcttgtagcttatttattttgtatatttgttatattgactagtttgttttgttttgttagatTCTACCTGTAAGAGATATCAtgcattatttgtctttctctgtctgac
This sequence is a window from Odocoileus virginianus isolate 20LAN1187 ecotype Illinois chromosome 10, Ovbor_1.2, whole genome shotgun sequence. Protein-coding genes within it:
- the LOC139036981 gene encoding olfactory receptor 5AR1, with the protein product MDKENHSVVTEFIFMGITQDPQLQIIFFVVFLLVYLLNVVGNVGMIILIITDTQLHTPMYFFLSNLSFVDLGYSSAIAPRMLADFLTKRKVISFSSCVTQFAFFVGFVDAKCYVLAAMAYDRFVAICRPLHYSALMSKRVCLALVLGSYLAGLVSLVAHTSLTFSLSYCGSNIINHFFCEIPPLLALSCSDTHISEILLFSLCGFIEFSTILIIFISYAFILVAIIRMRSAAGRLKAFSTCGSHLTGVTLFYGTVMFMYLRPASSYSLDQDKWASVLYTVIIPMLNPLIYSLRNKDVKAALKKITGKKT